A segment of the Corylus avellana chromosome ca2, CavTom2PMs-1.0 genome:
TTCAATATTCAAATTAATTCAATTCGATTTAAGCCCTAAAGACTCTAGTCCTATTGAAAGTTGCTATTTGTAGAGTAGGAACGGTATTGTGTACCGAAGGAACGAACACTTAGCATacaatgattttcttttgtttagttgcCCATTTATGTCCGAATTTATTGAATgaaaactgatgtggcacaacataattaaatttttgaaatttgaattcatttccttttcaatcatgttgtgccacattactttgtaagagtttttttgtttttgtttttttatttatttattttttataaaatattacttaaataaCCAAATTATgacttgaataattttttttttttttttttcttcttatggaTGCAATATTACtgaaataaacaaacaaataggaaaaTCCCATGCAAAAGAAACAAGCAAGTCTCATAGAATTAGAAACAAGCCAACAAATATAACAGATAAAAACCAAACATGATCTGTACCAGGTATGAGAGTATTATTGCAGAGCTTTTGTATGAGATAGGTAGCTGTCATGTTCCTGCAAGAAGAAACATTCAAATCTAGCACCTGGCACAAATGCCTGAATAAAGATTCTTCAAGTTCCATATTATTAACATCACAACAGGCAATTCTTTCAATCCATATGCGATAAATGAGAGCCAAAGCCACAATCATAGAAAAGATGAATCTGCTTTCAACAGAATCTCTACAGAAACAGAATCTCTACATTCACAACGACGAAAATGAAGACAATTTTGGTTACATGAGAAAGGATTAAGCTAAAAACTAATCTTGTTTCTTTTCCGACTGGGAAGAATCCTCAGCTTGATTTGTGAACCGACTGACACTAGCTTTGGCTTCAGCAAGGAATGCAGGATCCGGCTCATGTTTATCCGATGGTTCCTTcattgccatatatatatagaacgcAATAACCAAGTTGACTGAGATGACAGCAAGGAAGCCACTCACCAGTGTCAAAGAATGGGGAGACAAATGGGCTGAACCTGTCCAAGATAATTAAGGTCATCTGCCTGTAACGCCTAAAGAAGAAACTCCATAACCTAATTGCATAGCCCCCCACCAAAACTTAAAACAGAATCTGATCAAGTTAAACCAAACACATTGAAAAGTAATATCAAAATGACATTTTGCTCCCTgaaagaaaggagaagaaatTTCATCCAAACAAAACTCTAAAAGCTACGTTTGGAAAAAGAGCTACACTTGGCCGCAGAACAGTTCAGATAGCAATATCTTAATGGTCACAAGAACAGATTTACAACTTGCCTGAAAGAGGCTCTGAACAGcctttaaaagtcacataaatGGCTTGCATTGGCCACTGTAACTAGCAATTTTCCTAGTGATCATAAAATGAGATGTGACTTGTTAAAACATTGGAATAACTACATGGAAAAGTGGATTTACCTTTTAGCTAAACTCAAGGGTCCAAATTAGGTTTTGGCTACAAAATATTTCAGACTAactattttttagaagaaaatgtcCATCCtaataaaatacttaaaaatatcATAATAATCTCACAATCCTCTAAGGGTTTTGAGATCAATTACTGCTCTAACAAGAGAAGACAGAAAAATATGCTACGCACAAACCATAAAATGGGacattactctctctctctctctctctctctctcttcaacaCCTCATAGTTTGATAAGTTATGAGAATGATGAATCCACTAAAGTATGTCTTTAGTTTGATAAACAAACAAGAAAGTAGAAACCTTCTACAATTAGCATAGAATTTTATTTGcattgtctctctctctctcccttcaaCACCTCATAGTTTGATAAGTTATGAGAATGATGAATCCATTAAAGTACGTCTTTAGTTTGATATACAAACAAGAAAGTAGAAACCTTCTACAATTAGCATAGAATTTTATTTGcattgtctctctctctctctctctgtcccTACAACACCTCATAGTTCGATAAGTTATGAGAATGATGAATCCACTAAAGTATGTCTTTAGTTTGATAAACAAACAAGAAAGTAGAAACCTTCTACAATTAGCATAGAATTTTATTTGCATTGTCAATGAAGGAGGAGAAACCCAATAAattcccataatttttttttgtaagaaaaggGTATTCTAGAAAGTTAGAAACTCTAGGTGAAAAGAAATTCCCTCcctctcttatttttctttttctatttaattagaGAGCAATGGGAGAGGTTCATTGGATTTTGCATTTCTGCATTATTAATGGTTTTCTGTTTTCCCACTTTCTATTGGCTAGGCTATGCTTTGTACCCCAGACCTCTATATAAACTATGTAGTACTCTTCATGCCCTGAATAAATCTTATAATTCGACCTTCTTAGGAAACAAGAAGAAATAATTTTGTCCTAGAAGCTCATACAAAAACAATCAGTTACCAGTACGATTCTGGGACAAGATCACATAATCTTGTATCAAACAATCAAATTAAATGGATATGGGGTAAGATTGTTCTACATCAACTTCAACAGCTAGGAGTTCTCTTTCCATCAATCTCTAATTTTATCATAAAGAAACAGAActcaaattgaataattaacAACTCTGTATGagtctcaaaaaaaaaaaaaaaaaaaaaaaaaaaccaactctGTATGAGAACTTCAATTTCACAACCGGAATCATCATGAATCCCTAATGTAACTACGTCAACTAAGTCAGCCCCAATATACAATTTCCAGCCCATTTCTTCTAATTCCTGAACCTTGATTGACTCTATTGTGGCAGATACTTACCaaagcttttttgttttttcccaaACTATTTGAAGCTGAAGTCCCATGATAAATTGCCAACATTCTAAGGCAGATTCAAGATATTTGCATACTCAATTTGATCATGTTTCCTCGTTAAATATGTTGGCGAGCCAACAGCGCCATAAGTGCACTTGCCATTTATAGGCATTCGTTGATTTATCTCAACTAGGACTCTTAAGCTTCCAAGGCAAGTACCTTTTaacaacatgaaaaaaaaaaaatcatttctgAAATGTAATCCCTTTACTCTAAAAGATAACAGATAATAGAAATCTATAAACATTGTAATTAACTTAGCCACATTAGAAAACTAAAATGTATGGTTTAAACATTAACACAAGAGAATCTTACCAGGAAGCAAATTATGGTTAAAACCATACAAAATTGCAACAGGAACAATCCACATAAACATTGACGCAAAGAAAAACTTCTTTATCACTCCACCCATTGTTGCATACAACCTAGAAAGAATAAATAACAAAGCACTAATGTCACCAAGAATATCTGTAAAAATGCTTTGCTCAAAGAAACAAATGATTGTAGAAACATGTACGCTAGTTGGAAACAAATAAATCATCTTTTCCAATAATTTGTTGGGCCTTCCTTAGTTTAATAACATTTCCATATTTTAACAACTGATCTTGTAGAAACGATTCATCGAACAGGTGGGGtgtaaattctaaaaattaCTACTTTAGAGCAGAGCCAAATTTAAAACAcagatgagaaaaagaaatagatcCCAACTTACCGTATTACGTGATGGTTTCGGCAATGGAAAATGGTCTGTGGAACTGagtcaaaaacccaaaaatggAATTTTGGTGGTCAAGTTAACTCGGCCCTTGAACTTGAAAGAGAGAGACCTGGTGGTGGCAATTAGGCTGTAACTCGTGCCAAAGGGTAGCCGAAACCCAAGCCGAAATTACAAGTTTCCCAAGTGATATGATGCTCTTGATCTTACTTGACAACAATATCCACAAATCATCTCAGCTTAGAACTAGAGGATCGTCATCGTCCAGGTGGTATGGTTGGAATTGAGTCTAGCCAGTAAATTCCTAATGCGATGTCTCATATAGGGTCTAGCAAGTAAAAGGAGCTTCCTCCAATCCTTTGAACGTTCAGTTGGAATTTATAGTATCCAAAAATTCTCTCCCTGATTGTTTTCGTCCTGTTTCTTCAATTCAAGTGCTTCAACCTACTTTGAATGACGGGGCAACATCTAAGTGTTAATGGATGGGATTCAGACAAATAGATACGAGGCAACATCCAAGTGTTAATGGATGGGATTCAGACAAATAGATACGAGGGAGCTTAATAGGTTAGAAACCACAACTCATGAAACAAAAGTCTCTAATTCAAATCCTCATTCTCCTATTGTGAggacatatataaaaaaaaatgtatatatgaGAGAGCTAGTCAAGCAAGTTTTGGACAATCCACTTCCTGTTTGGACAAGTAAACCTTATAAAAATTCTCACATTTTGtaaggacttaaaaaaaaaaaaagaaaaaaaaaagaggttaatCACATCTACGCTATCATtctaaaatgactagttaatttgaaacttttttaaaattcattataaagttgTCTCATAAAAATTCTCTTATCTGCGCTATCACTCAAAAATAACTAGTTACATGTCAAAAACTAAATACGAGAAAGCTTGTCAAGTAAGTTTTGGACAATCCGCTCTCTGGTTGGACAGATGAGCCTCATAAAAAATTATCTCACATTTTGTAAcgactcaaaaaaaaataataaataaaaaggctaGTCACATATTCCTTATCACCTTAAAagaactaaaacttctagaaaaaacttaaaacttaaaaaattaaaaattaaaaatccaaatggtggaaaatttaaaattaaaaaaaaaaaattcctttttataagaaaaaaataataatttagatttttattttgttataaaagttaaaaatttttgttttattttataactttttttaataaaaattttcgttttaaaaaattaacaattttcgtttaagaaaataaaaaattttgttttctaaaacaatattttttttaaaataaataaataaataaataaaatttctgttttttttaaatattcttttaaaaaaattaaaaatttttgtttaaaattattaaatgtttttttattaatttataggagtatttttgtcttattgagaaatatagaggcacttttatctttttgcaaGCTTTGAAGAtacattgataatgttttgatagtttgatgtgaatattgtcacaattaaaagtttggaggaacattgtcaattgggtgatagtttgagggaatATGATCATCTCCAATCCAAAATAGATTGAAGAATATTCAATTCATAACTAGAATTTCTAAGAAATTTTAGAGCCATAAATGAGATACATATCccattaagaacaaaaaaaataataaatattatttcatattaaaaaaaaattataaaacaaaattacaaaaaaattaaatgaggGTCAAGGGGTggcgaaccaccccatggcccttggggtggtctaaccaccccccaagggccaactctaataaaacaagaaagaatCATCATTTGACACTTGGGGGTGGGcagccaaaccaccccatggtccttgggggtggccgaaccacccccaaggacaAGTTGCATATCAAATATGAACTCAGTAACGTTCATGTTTGCCAAAATAATGTTCATTTTCATACTTCTGCagttcttgttaaaaatatgaaagaaaaggtGATTCTTGGCatgccttttcttgctttactttatccattttctgttaatgaaattggtgtttcaactgttaAGTTTGGTTCTGATATTCAATTCCAATTTgcttctaaatttgaaattgatgttagcAGATTGAGTAATAGGTTCTTAGGACTAGAGTCTAATGAATACCTTACTCCCATTAGGACTTTATCCTGTTTAAACACTCCCCCTAACGGTCGTGTTTTACCTTTTGTTCATAGCAAACCCCAGCACAATGATGTCCAAATCATTGTGTTAAATTTGAGACCTGTACCCCTCCCCCTccttgatgtacaccctgctcGCTTCCACCCCTCCCtccttggtatcagagcagtgAGAGTTCCGATCTTTTTGCCTTTGATGTACACCCCGCTTCTTTCTCCCCGAGTATAGTCTTGCTCTTCTCCTCTTTGCTTACCccctgttaacctttctctgtgtcgagGTTCTAGTTGCTTTATGGTAGTTCACCACCCCGTCGGTACAGTGTCAAGTTACCACCCCGTCACCTCAGTTTGCGAACCTGTAAGTCCCGTTGAAAGCCTAGGTTTGGCGTGTTAGGGCATTAAGTAGGTGCTGAgggctaggccaagggtatgcGTGAACAGTAGAGCGTCTAGAaaggacatgcttaggaagATTAACCAGTGAGTGAGtgcctaggatgagatcctttaagacttcaCCCAGTGTGTGAccttgagtttagtttgtgtcataatgtggagatctaattcttctgttagctctaattccagtttgccaccggacgtggttaactatgaaaatatttctgttgatggtgataatgatttcagtaagtggaacatccctaagctgGACGCTAAGGATGTCTACAACACTACTTGGTTTCAGtcttcttttaaaattcaatattctgtcaaaactgttgaacaaacctTTGCGGTTTCAGGTAATAAtcagactattaccttgttcaACAAGAAATTTGTTAATGATGCTCTTGCGAAAAAATACAGatttttgcatattggttctgtccaagttgcagtcaagcctttgactcgactcggtattaatgcttatgttttgctttgtttgcgtgGTGCTAggtttcttgattttaaaaccaGCATTATTGGCATGATTCAGTCATCTTTATTTGGTGGTCTtgtccactttgatgttttcccCAACATGTCTCTTTCTTTAACTGATGTTCATATTCTGAAAGCTCTAACGCTGAATATACTCACATCAGgatataatatggaagaaggtagccattctgttgctatcatctatcgtatttattacaaattgatgaaaacaaatctagatCCTAGAGCTGTAATTAAGAATCCAGGCGAATCGACTCTGttgattcaaagttctactcagaatgctcatattaaaactccaaaaatgattcgatgggctgagattgacctccccaacgaatggcttttggaaggtgttgcaaaaccttctcgagtagttaacgatgcctctaatcttgattacatccagcaatatatggatggatctgttaaaatcaattttgctgatTTGGGATATTCAAACAGAATTGAACGTCCCCTGTTGATTAACGAACGAATGAATTCTTTTGgtatgggtgaacctgatggtgttaacaccttgatttatacaattatcaagaattttGTTGGAACTCCTTCCAACATTACTTctcgtatttctgattatttgaacaatcttcgatgccctactatgtctgactaTAGATGGTATTAAGATGTTTTGTCTTTCCCGTGTTATGATGAGGTCTGATAgccaaaaaccttattggaaagaaaagtttattgatggattgccttcattatttgctcacaaagtgaaagatgaattgatcagtactgacactggtcttattgattttgaaagattaacCTATGGAGATCTATTCTCCACAGTgaaaaaacttggcattaagatgtgcatcgatcaaaaaATGATCCGACAGCAGCTTAAGAATgccaagaaagctaaatatgaaatgagaaatttctGTGAACAATTCGGGTTGCCTCCTATTGCTCCTTCAAAGAAGCATaagaagaaaaccagaaaaGATTTCGTGAAATCTTCCCCTCCATATTACAACAGATCCAagacaagaaaatttaataaacctaaattttctaagTCTCCCAAACGGAGTAAAagttctaaatttgaaaaatatttttcaaaagataagtgtttcaattgtggagaagCAGGACACTATGCTGATAAGTGccctaaacctcccaaaaagattaaataagagattaatgctttaaacaaCAAGgacgatgaaaagcaaaaaatctttcgaattttccaaaacaatggTTTTTCTGACTATTCTTCTAATGATGATCTTCCATCTTCTTCCAGTTCAGATTATCATTCTAGTTCCTCTGTTTATGAAAATTGTGTTAAATTTGAGAACTGTGCCGGTTCTTGCTGCAACACAAAAACTTGTTCAATGATGTCCAAATCAGAAGaatggtttttgttttattagatttggcccttgggggtggttaggcccacccccaagggccaaggAGTCATCCCAGACAGCCAGTCTAGGGTGGCCAGGCCCAAcgtggcccttgggggtggctagaccacctcttaattttttataatttatttttttaatataaaataatattttattattattatttttgttaatgagGTAAGTGTCTCATTTGTGACtctaaaacatttttaattatcGGATCATTTTGGGCTGGAAAGGATTCTATTCCTACTTTGAGGGGTATGTGGATAGTACCCTTAATTTAAATGATCAAGTGAAACGGGTACACTTTAGGTAGCTATAGCAGCCGAGCAGAGTCGATCAGAATGAGATTACTCCAAATGAAGCAGCTTCAACATGTCGCCTTTCCCTCAAAATCCATCATCTCATTCGTCTTCCAAACTCCCATTGCACCACtatcttcttctgcttcttcttcttcttcttcttctagtgAAGCTTCTCCTGCATCAAAACCCATCACCAACTCAAGTCTAACTCAAGAAGAGCTCACAAAGATCAACCTCCTCCTCCCACGCCTCTGCCTCTCAAACCACCTTCCCACAGCAATCCACCTCACCTCCACAGTCCTCCTCACAAACCCACCTCCCAAATCCCTTTCTCTTTCCATTCTCGTCGACTCCCTCACTTCCCAGCCCGACATGTCCCTCCCCATGTCCCTCCTCACCCACCTCAAGCACAATCCAGCGGCGCATTCTCACCTCATCCACATCACCACCATGCTCATTGCTTCGTATTTCAAGAAGTACAAGCCCAAGGAGGCCTTGAAAGTCTTCGACTGGATGGTGAGGCGGGGCTCGCCGTGTGTGCTGGATGAGAAGGTTTGCGGAATTCTTGTTTATGGGTTTTGTAAGCAGGGGATGGTTCTTGAGGCCTTGAAGGTTTTGAGGGCGATGTTGGGTGTGAATTTGGTGCCGGGAAGAGATTTAGGGACGAGGGTTTATAGGGGTTTGCTGAGAGAGGCAAGGATTAAGGAAGCGCTGGAATTAAATGAGGCTTTGGGCTTGGTTAAGGATGTTGGTGGTGATGAGGCTGTGAAGAAGGCTTTGGGATTGTTGGATCACATGATTGCGCTTTGGACAGACTAGAACAGGTAAGCTTTTGTGTTATAGGTTGTGGCTTGTGGTTGTTTAAAGATAAATTGCTAGAATTGATAGTATGCTGCAATGTTGATTTtcttcaattgaaaatttaggacAAATTTTTATCCTTTATATACGGATTTTGACGTAGATCCTTTGGGATTGGATCTTTTCTTGAACTAAGATGGCAACCAGGTTGCATCCTCTGATGATTGGCACTAATTATTTGTTGTTCAAAGTTCATTCACACTTGTCTAGTGTAATAGAGAACTTTTTTCTAACAATTGTTACATGTAAAATGATAATACATAACTATTGCTGTTTTATGCTTGAACAAGCTTGTCCTCTTCTTTGCTGTTTGCTTAGAGCGCTGCTTTTGTCCTCCCTGccttttgtatttatttcttgtgaTTGATATTGGTTAGCTATGCTGCACCATTCATTGTTGCAAAGCCATAGACTAAGAATCAAGGCTTATGATTATAAAAGGTCCTGTGTGCTGGTTAATGTCTAATTATCAAATCTAGATCCTTTTTATACAATAGATTAATATGAATCATTTTTCAATGGTGAAAACatcaaatattaatatatagaaagtacaaaaaacagaaaagaccACAATTATAAGTGTCGAAGCTGTGGTAATTTA
Coding sequences within it:
- the LOC132172349 gene encoding pentatricopeptide repeat-containing protein At4g11690-like, which encodes MRLLQMKQLQHVAFPSKSIISFVFQTPIAPLSSSASSSSSSSSEASPASKPITNSSLTQEELTKINLLLPRLCLSNHLPTAIHLTSTVLLTNPPPKSLSLSILVDSLTSQPDMSLPMSLLTHLKHNPAAHSHLIHITTMLIASYFKKYKPKEALKVFDWMVRRGSPCVLDEKVCGILVYGFCKQGMVLEALKVLRAMLGVNLVPGRDLGTRVYRGLLREARIKEALELNEALGLVKDVGGDEAVKKALGLLDHMIALWTD